The Fodinicurvata sp. EGI_FJ10296 DNA segment CGAAGACTTCCCATCGCTTCAGTCTCATCCAACGAGAAATCGACCGCCGAGATGGTTCCGATCGGTGCATTTTCGTTCTGGATATCGAACACGAACCGGTCGCCCGACCAATGGCGCAGGGGATAGACCTGCGGTTCCGGGCCGATCGACAGATGGAGTCGGTCACCCTCGACCCCGATCTCGACGGGCCCGAAATAGGCGTTGTCGTAGGTGCCGGCATAGGCGTCAGCGGTACGAGCCGGTTCGGGATCGACAGGCGGTTCGGTGCCGACGAGGCTGCCGATCGGTTCGCTGATCGATGCCATCATCGGCTGATAACCGGCCAGCCAGTCGCGCGTGACTTCTCCGAACTGGACCAGATCGGCAAAGGCGGCGCCGATGGTCTCGACCGCCCCGACCGGCGCCGCATTGCTGAGGACCACGATGCCGGTATCCGCAGAGGGGATGATCGAATAATGTGTCGCCCAGCCCAGGGCAAAAGCGCCGGAATGACTGAGCACGACCCGTCCGGAGGGTTGATAGCCGACGCCGAAGCCAAAGCCGTAAAAGCCCGCCCGGGCATCGACAGTCCGGGGTGGCGACGAGATCGCCTGCGGACTGGTCGCGGCAAGCAATGCCTCGGCATCGATGATCGGCGTGCCGTCGATGCTGCCGTCATCGAGTACCATGATCATCCAGCGGGCCATGTCGATCGCGGTTGAGTTGACGCCGCCCGCCGCCGTCTGGGCATCCGGCCGGCGCTCGAACCGCGCTTCGTAGCTGCCGTCGACCAACACATGTCCGGCGGCACGGTTGGACCGGGCGAGAAAATCGTCATGGCGCGAACTCGTCCGGGTCATCCCGGCCGGCTCATACAGAACGGTCTCGGACAAGGCTTCCCACTGCGTGCCCGACGCGGCGGCAACCGCCTCGGCCGCAGCCATCAGACCGAAGTTCGTATAGGCATAATCATCGCGAAACGCGGCGAGCGGCAGGTGGCGCAGCCGCTCCAGCGTCGTGCGCCGGTCGAAGCCGAGATCCTCCAGATCGTCACCGGCGTGTCCGGGAAGGCCCGTCCGGTGTGCAAACAGATCACCGATGGTGACGGCCCCGGTCACCCACGGATCGGCCAGTTCGAACCAGGGCAGATGCTCGGCCACCGGCGTATCCCAGGCTATCACGCCCTCGCCCACCTGACCGGCCACGACGCTCGCCGCCAGGGACTTCGACAGCGACGCGATCTGGAAGACCGTCTCCGGCGTCACTGGTGCATCCTCGCCAATCCGGCGCAGGCCATAGCCCTCGGCCAGCACGACCCGGCCCTCGTGGACGACCGCAACCGCCAGCCCGGGCACACCGGTCGCCGCCATGACGTCGCCGATCACGTCGTCCAGGGCCGCGACGGCCATTTCCACCCGGCCCTCGGGTATCGGCACGCCGGCGGTCTCGGCCGGAGATAGCGGCTGGCCGACGGCAGCGGAGGACATCACGACGCTGGCGATCGCCATCACGACCGGTCCGCCCCACATTGAAATTCCGCGCTGCTTGAATGAATCCATTGTCACGATGCCGCCCCGGTCGTTGATTCTTCTATCCGCGATGATACCGATTTCCGGCCCGGTCGACGGCAGATTCGCAGCAGCTGTATGCTATCGATCGGTCCGTGGCGCCTGACGGCGGCGCCAGAACGGTGAGTGGCCGAACCGGCGCTCCAGCGCATAGATCGCAGCCCGCTGTTCGGCAAACCGCTGCGCGCCCGCCCGAACCGCACCCGCATAGGCATCGAGCGAAGCGCCATCGCCGCCGAGCCAGTCGGCCGCAGCCGTGCCAGCCCGGGCGCCGGTCCAGAGTGCGGTGGTGATGCCATGCGACGACAGCGGATCGAAGGCCGCGGCGGCATCGCCAACCGCGGCCCAGCCCGATTGCGCGTCTGCAGCCGGTTCCAGCCGGGTAACACCCGCACTGGCCAGCCGAGGGGCCGTCTCGACAGAAAAACCGGCATCATCGATCCAGCGGCCGACATGCGCGGTTCCGGCAAGCAGGTTGCGCCAGGCGGTCGTGTCATGCGACAGCCCGGCCGGCAGCAGGTCCGGGTCGGAAAACCAGGCAACCGAAAGCCGCCCATCGGGCAAAAGCGCCGCGTAGAACCAGCCATGCTCGGCCGATTCGATCAGCGTGGCCGGGGTTGGCTGAACGCTGTCGTCGCGATGCGGCAGGATCGAACAGGCGGCCACCATTTGGTCGGTCCGGCAATAGTCAGCCCGCTGGCGACCGAACACTGCGGATCGGCCGCTGGCGTCGATGACCATACGCGCCTCGATCGCGCGGCTGCCTTCGCTGCCAACGACCGACAGATGCCAGAGGCCGTCGCGCGCCGCTGCCGTCTTGAGCGGCCAGGTTCGCCGGTCGCTGACATGGTCGGCCGCAGCAGCGAGATCGTCTTCGAAGCGGCCCCTGTCCAGCACACGCCCGGGGCCTTCGAGATGAATGGCGGCGTTGCGCTCAACGAGATGCGCCGACCCCCAGGCCGAAAACGTCGCATTCGACGGCCGGTGGGGCGGTGACGCGAGCAGGTCCTCAAGGCCGAGAGAGGCGAGGACCGGCTGCGCGGCCGGCGAAAGCGACTCACCGACCGGCTCGACGCGTCGATCGCGCTCCGGCGCCAGCCAGAGCGCGCGGATACCCCGCCGGGCGACCGCCACGCAGGCGGCAGCGCCAGCAACCCCGCCGCCGACCACCGCGACATCAACGCGCTCAGCGGTTTCCGTCACCCAGGCAGGTCTCCGTCAGCGGGCCGCCAGTCGAAGCGCAGTTCCATGTTGCCACGGCCGGTCTCAACGAACATTTCCGCCGGAATCGCGGCTGGTCGGTCCGGATCGTCCGGGCCCGGGCGTTTCTCAATGAAGCCCATGCGCTGCCACAGCCGGATCATGTTGGTGATGCCGTCCCAGTAGCTGGCATTGGCGTGATAGCCGATGCCGGCCACCCCGCGCGACCAGGCGACGCGGTTTTCGAAGGAGCGCACCCGTTGATCCGGCGCCAGATCGGGGCGCATGACCTGCTCGTAATGGGCTTCCGGCAGCACGTCGATCGGCAGCAGCGCCGGCCACCAGACGGCGGTCGGGAAATCCTCCTGCATTTCCACCTGCTGGCAACTGAACGCGTCACACTGCCAGGGCAATCCCATCCAGCGGGTCAGATCGCCCGGCATCTGCGGGCCGATCGGCGGCGGCGCGCCGTTGCCACCGTCGAAAGCCGTTTCGGGCGTGAGCAGCCGGCCGATATTCTGAATCAGGCTGTCGCGGTCGCCGAGCGCGATGCGGAACGGCTCCGTGCTTTGGCCATGCGCCCGCGCGTACATGGCCTTCAGGCGCAGATAATAGGTCAGCTCGACACCCGGATGGAACGCACCGCCGGAACAGGGTTCAAGCGCCGCCTCGGTCAACGCCGCCGGCTGGTTGGCCGGATCGATGTCGTCGAGACGTGTGATTGCGTCGGTTTCGGCATC contains these protein-coding regions:
- a CDS encoding serine hydrolase, producing the protein MDSFKQRGISMWGGPVVMAIASVVMSSAAVGQPLSPAETAGVPIPEGRVEMAVAALDDVIGDVMAATGVPGLAVAVVHEGRVVLAEGYGLRRIGEDAPVTPETVFQIASLSKSLAASVVAGQVGEGVIAWDTPVAEHLPWFELADPWVTGAVTIGDLFAHRTGLPGHAGDDLEDLGFDRRTTLERLRHLPLAAFRDDYAYTNFGLMAAAEAVAAASGTQWEALSETVLYEPAGMTRTSSRHDDFLARSNRAAGHVLVDGSYEARFERRPDAQTAAGGVNSTAIDMARWMIMVLDDGSIDGTPIIDAEALLAATSPQAISSPPRTVDARAGFYGFGFGVGYQPSGRVVLSHSGAFALGWATHYSIIPSADTGIVVLSNAAPVGAVETIGAAFADLVQFGEVTRDWLAGYQPMMASISEPIGSLVGTEPPVDPEPARTADAYAGTYDNAYFGPVEIGVEGDRLHLSIGPEPQVYPLRHWSGDRFVFDIQNENAPIGTISAVDFSLDETEAMGSLRVEFFDRAGMGTFRRP
- the goxB gene encoding glycine oxidase maturase GoxB, which gives rise to MTETAERVDVAVVGGGVAGAAACVAVARRGIRALWLAPERDRRVEPVGESLSPAAQPVLASLGLEDLLASPPHRPSNATFSAWGSAHLVERNAAIHLEGPGRVLDRGRFEDDLAAAADHVSDRRTWPLKTAAARDGLWHLSVVGSEGSRAIEARMVIDASGRSAVFGRQRADYCRTDQMVAACSILPHRDDSVQPTPATLIESAEHGWFYAALLPDGRLSVAWFSDPDLLPAGLSHDTTAWRNLLAGTAHVGRWIDDAGFSVETAPRLASAGVTRLEPAADAQSGWAAVGDAAAAFDPLSSHGITTALWTGARAGTAAADWLGGDGASLDAYAGAVRAGAQRFAEQRAAIYALERRFGHSPFWRRRQAPRTDR